A region of Vitis riparia cultivar Riparia Gloire de Montpellier isolate 1030 chromosome 1, EGFV_Vit.rip_1.0, whole genome shotgun sequence DNA encodes the following proteins:
- the LOC117925520 gene encoding uncharacterized protein LOC117925520 isoform X8, with translation MAKPKEEKSDDLEITSIGALHKGPWDKKYWSSSRGKDRYPYPVGYQALRTHNGIRYKMEIHEGPKGPLFVIISADGISCSGQTPDIAWEIFQKKGCPRLKTLHGKRLSCKIDGVEFFGFRNPFVQRLLRELVANVNGTAEQTLLSASFCNRASGAENDTRLPDSCTYPDLLPYLEKPQTTGKRSRKQKNINMKSISGSARKRLRPSELTDNSVASSSRQRNRNAKDGLPLETVGLCDHLREEALILQEEGKLVSSENYISTRAVNIPSTEEKPLDRSKHIKVQGLGYSTPVEDNNVETVFPKSSQGFNNVDHCAPDTLDHMQDNTSAYASTAHKEGPDNVKDELTAADMTIFEGSVTESHLEGEVGTYTSNGSSERSDFDSVGQEVAKSMMTVLLPQALPLLKETSRKKKATNNHLGLSFYRAESLDENNGACPIVNVASPALVLAENSPVEIEEKVQTFRRDFDPVIPSFEHVKSVIPDSFEDDQCGHDSTNGPPLFSDIAGADQASFDKDTCACDTLGQFINVDAWKESSVCHVETSERKDGFSCSKANVASKLDENSIHHGILSVEREKTLLDCAEVVFLQVVDTSGANTKCMVSSVQISEQSISSKMDGAEAGNQFSDVAPLTRKYNGLLSESIIYRNFGDDCILDAYPTVGPLLAAEIHQVSSSASSPGKKVLFSPEVKLEGQHYNLNTEEIALNPEESCQAYIDKKLVEQQNLVKLNRSVQKGGTSFSENNMSNAEEVQAGKAHIKMEVKHDLVGSTELVGCYVHPMPVLSVLLNTREDEIHICVLCGLLVDKDTILFIYKVTIKEPRLQSPTFVGYTPIILPTLKDRSGGEVALDRFGLQFTPDGQSLVLLNSIKTPYCREQKIPCLCSACKLECFEENAIKIVQIKLGFLSVVEKLKTVDSVQCILVCEPNHLVAVEESGRLHVWVMNSTWRNIELVILFS, from the exons ATGGCGAAACCTAAAGAAGAGAAATCAGACGATCTAGAAATCACCTCAATCGGAGCTCTGCACAAAGGTCCCTGGGACAAGAAGTACTGGAGCAGCTCTAGG GGTAAAGACCGCTATCCTTATCCAGTCGGGTACCAAGCTCTTCGGACTCATAATGGGATCAGATATAAGATGGAAATCCATGAAGGTCCCAAAGGGCCTTTATTTGTG ATCATATCTGCTGATGGAATCTCGTGTTCTGGGCAAACTCCAGATATTGCATGGGAGATCTTTCAAAAGAAAGGCTGCCCTCGTTTAAAGACATTGCATGGGAAGAGACTTTCATGCAAGATAGATGGTGTGGAG TTTTTTGGGTTCAGAAATCCATTTGTCCAGCGGTTACTTCGGGAACTGGTGGCAAACGTCAATGGAACAGCAGAACAGACTTTGCTATCAGCCAGCTTCTGTAATAGAGCATCTGGAGCAGAGAATGATACACGACTTCCAGATTCATGTACATATCCTGATCTGCTACCATATTTGGAGAAACCACAGACTACAGGGAAGAGAAgtagaaaacagaaaaatataaatatgaagtcGATTAGTGGGTCTGCCCGCAAAAGACTTCGACCTTCCGAGCTTACAGATAATTCTGTCGCTTCAAGTTCCAGACAAAGGAATCGTAATG CCAAAGATGGTTTGCCTTTGGAAACTGTTGGCCTTTGTGATCATCTTAGAGAGGAAGCCCTCATCCTCCAAGAGGAGGGAAAGCTTGTTAGTTCTGAAAATTATATATCCACTAGAGCAGTTAATATCCCTTCCACTGAGGAAAAACCT CTTGATAGGTCAAAACATATCAAGGTGCAAGGGCTCGGTTACTCAACACCAGTAGAAGACAACAACGTGGAAACCGTATTTCCAAAGAGTTCTCAAGGTTTCAATAATGTGGATCACTGTGCTCCTGACACCTTAGATCATATGCAAG ATAATACTTCTGCTTATGCCTCTACTGCTCATAAGGAAGGTCCTGACAATGTGAAAGATGAGCTAACTGCAGCTGACATGACCATTTTTGAAGGTTCAGTAACTGAATCTCACCTGGAAGGAGAAGTGGGCACTTATACTTCAAATGGAAGTTCGGAAAGAAGTGATTTTGATTCAGTTGGTCAGGAAGTAGCCAAGTCAATGATGACAGTTCTGCTTCCACAAGCACTTCCCCTGCTCAAGGAGACCTCAAGGAAGAAAAAGGCAACAAACAACCATTTGGGACTTTCTTTCTATAGAGCAGAATCTCTAGACGAAAACAATGGAGCTTGCCCCATTGTGAATGTTGCATCTCCTG CTCTAGTGCTTGCTGAGAATTCCCCTGTGGAAATAGAGGAAAAGGTGCAAACGTTTAGGAGAGATTTTGATCCAGTTATCCCAAGTTTTGAACATGTCAAATCTGTTATTCCTGACAGTTTCGAGGATGATCAATGTGGACATGATTCAACTAATGGACCACCGCTCTTTTCTGATATTGCTGGAGCTGATCAGGCTTCTTTTGATAAAGACACGTGTGCTTGTGACACTTTGGGACAGTTTATCAACGTTGATGCGTGGAAGGAGTCATCTGTTTGTCATGTTGAAACCAGTGAGAGAAAAGATGGTTTCTCATGCAGTAAAGCAAATGTGGCTTCAAAGTTGGACGAGAACTCCATCCACCATGGAATTCTTTCTGTGGAAAGAGAAAAGACTTTGCTTGATTGTGCTGAAG TTGTGTTTCTACAAGTTGTAGATACAAGTGGTGCTAACACAAAGTGCATGGTGAGTTCTGTTCAAATATCAGAGCAAAGCATCAGTAGTAAAATGGATGGTGCTGAAGCTGGTAATCAATTCTCAGATGTAGCTCCTTTAACAAGAAAATACAATGGTCTCCTCTCAGAAAGTATCATATATAGAAACTTTGGAGATGATTGCATCCTTGATGCTTATCCTACAGTAGGACCTTTACTTGCTGCAGAAATTCATCAAGTTAGTTCTTCTGCTAGCAGCCCAGGTAAAAAAGTTCTATTTAGTCCTGAAGTGAAGCTTGAAGGGCAGCACTACAATTTAAATACAGAAGAAATTGCTCTTAACCCTGAAG AAAGTTGTCAAGCCTACATTGACAAGAAGCTTGTTGAGCAACAGAACCTTGTAAAGTTAAACAGATCTGTTCAGAAAGGAGGAACAAGTTTCAGTGAGAATAACATGTCTAATGCCGAGGAAGTTCAAGCTGGGAAGGCCCACATTAAGATGGAGGTTAAGCACGATCTAGTGGGCAGCACTGAGCTTGTGGGATGCTATGTCCACCCCATGCCTGTTTTGTCAGTGTTATTGAACACAAGAGAGGATGAAATCCATATTTGTGTCTTATGTGGTCTTTTGGTGGATAAGGACACAATCTTGTTTATTTACAAAGTTACAATTAAAGAACCAAGGTTGCAAAGCCCTACTTTTGTTGGTTACACGCCAATTATATTGCCAACTCTAAAGGACAGAAGTGGTGGAGAG GTTGCATTGGACAGATTTGGTTTGCAATTCACTCCAGATGGGCAGTCCCTTGTTTTACTAAACAGTATAAAAACACCTTATTGCCG GGAACAGAAGATCCCCTGTCTCTGCTCTGCATGTAAGTTGGAATGCTTTGAGGAGAATGCAATAAAGATTGTGCAAATAAAACTTGGTTTTCTTTCAGTTgtggaaaaattgaaaacagTTGACAGTGTTCAATGTATATTAGTCTGTGAACCGAACCATCTTGTTGCTGTTGAAGAGAGTGGGAGACTTCATGTTTGGGTCATGAATTCAACATGGAg
- the LOC117919650 gene encoding squamosa promoter-binding-like protein 6 isoform X1, producing MKEIISFSFFLFFLFSFFESFRHLSGDIFSANLDAVLLMESWSHALEKKMFLYSEEMDLTTDAVGRSRKLLTGWDMKTPFNFENDGLVLDRDAVESMEFMELDSPELVRKRLPSNPSVGFLSGEIGRNSSKRIVSPTNMVTSNPIFGGEESSSRLSSSFMESNSQDSSIIDLKLGRLADCIDAKNNRCSKEGSVLSSLGSSMPAKRARTTSVCSQTPLCQVHGCNMDLSSSKDYHKRHKVCDVHSKTPKVIVNGIEQRFCQQCSRFHLLAEFDDGKRSCRKRLAGHNERRRKPQLDTHSGKPQKLLQSYQGTRILGTSLAKRPPFVFQDILPGSVYCPDGYGQANPSRSIKLEKEPIYSSQLVIPISGQLPPKSFLHLYGTERQCPPGFLSSGTEDCTGFYPASTVQELPGVSKSNCALSLLSAQSQDLSNHLMGIPMANPPTVQGCHAHYSAVHNSDKPIGMSSLEKFASNGSYSSRMNSVEVAQMGPVMLPDGGNAVSFEVRTNRNFQGSDFLNAKYSHSSEREPTVDLLQLSSHLKRVEWQRNYMHVKQESDDFHCFPTT from the exons ATGAAAGagatcatttctttttctttttttcttttttttcttttttccttttttgaatcGTTTAGGCATTTATCTGGTGACATATTCTCTGCAAATTTGGATGCTGTTCTACTGATGGAGTCTTGGAGCCATGCCTTAGAAAAGAAGATGTTTTTGTATTCTGAAGAAATGGATTTAACAACTGATGCTGTTGGGAGAAGTAGAAAGTTGCTAACAGGATGGGACATGAAAACcccttttaattttgaaaatgatgggCTTGTCTTGGATAGAGACGCAGTTGAGAGCATGGAATTCATGGAATTGGATTCCCCTGAATTGGTGAGAAAACGGCTTCCCAGTAACCCAAGTGTGGGGTTTTTAAGTGGTGAGATTGGTAGAAATTCTAGTAAAAGAATAGTTTCTCCTACTAATATGGTTACTTCAAATCCAATTTTCGGGGGAGAGGAGTCAAGTTCGAGGCTTTCAAGTTCTTTCATGGAGTCAAACAGTCAGGATTCCTCAATAATTGATTTGAAACTGGGGAGATTGGCTGATTGTATAGATGCCAAGAATAACAGATGCTCAAAAGAGGGATCAGTTTTATCTTCACTAGGTTCATCCATGCCGGCAAAGAGAGCCCGCACCACGAGTGTGTGTTCTCAAACTCCTCTCTGCCAAGTTCATGGTTGTAACATGGATCTTAGCTCCTCGAAGGACTACCATAAGAGGCATAAAGTTTGCGATGTTCATTCAAAGACTCCCAAAGTTATTGTTAATGGCATTGAGCAGAGGTTTTGTCAGCAATGTAGCAG GTTTCATTTGCTGGCTGAATTTGATGATGGTAAGCGGAGTTGCCGTAAACGGCTTGCAGGTCACAATGAGCGTAGGAGGAAGCCTCAATTGGATACTCACTCTGGTAAACCACAGAAACTGCTTCAGTCATATCAAG GCACCAGGATTCTGGGGACTTCCTTAGCAAAGAGACCACCCTTTGTTTTCCAGGACATACTTCCTGGCAGTGTTTATTGTCCAGATGGATATGGACAAGCTAATCCATCCAGGAGCATCAAATTAGAAAAGGAGCCAATTTACAGCTCTCAATTAGTGATACCTATAAGTGGGCAGTTGCCTCCAAAATCCTTTCTCCATCTTTATGGCACCGAGAGACAATGTCCTCCTGGGTTTCTATCATCTGGAACTGAGGACTGCACTGGCTTTTACCCAGCATCAACAGTTCAAGAATTACCTGGAGTCTCAAAATCCAATTGTGCTCTCTCTCTTCTGTCAGCTCAATCGCAGGACTTGTCAAACCATTTGATGGGAATTCCAATGGCTAACCCCCCCACAGTCCAAGGCTGTCATGCTCATTACAGTGCAGTTCACAATTCTGACAAGCCAATTGGGATGAGTTCTTTGGAAAAATTTGCATCAAATGGTTCCTATTCATCTAGGATGAACTCAGTGGAAGTTGCCCAGATGGGGCCTGTAATGCTCCCTGATGGTGGTAATGCTGTTAGCTTTGAAGTCCGCACAAACAGGAATTTTCAGGGATCTGATTTTCTGAATGCTAAGTATTCTCACTCTTCTGAACGTGAACCTACAGTTGATTTACTCCAATTGTCATCACATCTTAAAAGAGTAGAGTGGCAGAGGAATTATATGCATGTGAAGCAAGAAAGTGATGATTTTCACTGTTTTCCTACTACTTAA
- the LOC117919667 gene encoding protein CRABS CLAW isoform X2, producing MNPEEKATMDLVPASEHLCYVRCNFCNTVLAVGIPCKRLLDTVTVKCGHCSNLSFLSTRPPLQGQCLDHQMSLQGVCNDFRKGQSSSSSSSTSSEPVSPKAPFVVKPPEKKHRLPSAYNRFMKEEIQRIKVANPEIPHREAFSAAAKNWARYIPNSPAGSVSESSNNE from the exons ATGAACCCGGAAGAGAAAGCCACCATGGATTTGGTTCCAGCATCTGAGCATCTTTGCTACGTCCGGTGCAACTTCTGTAACACTGTTCTTGCG GTTGGGATTCCATGCAAACGGCTGTTGGACACTGTGACAGTGAAATGTGGCCACTGCAGTAACCTCTCCTTTCTTAGCACCAGACCTCCACTGCAGGGCCAATGCCTTGACCATCAAATGAGCCTTCAG GGTGTTTGCAATGATTTCAGAAAGGGCCAgtcctcatcatcatcttcatcaacaTCCAGCGAGCCAGTGTCCCCAAAAGCACCCTTTGTTGTAAAAC CACCCGAAAAAAAACACAGACTCCCATCTGCTTACAATCGATTTATGAA GGAGGAAATACAACGCATCAAAGTAGCCAATCCTGAGATACCCCATCGAGAGGCTTTCAGTGCAGCAGCGAAAAAT TGGGCTAGGTACATCCCAAATTCACCAGCAGGCTCAGTTTCTGAGAGCAGTAACAAT GAATGA
- the LOC117919667 gene encoding protein CRABS CLAW isoform X1, producing MNPEEKATMDLVPASEHLCYVRCNFCNTVLAVGIPCKRLLDTVTVKCGHCSNLSFLSTRPPLQGQCLDHQMSLQGVCNDFRKGQSSSSSSSTSSEPVSPKAPFVVKPPEKKHRLPSAYNRFMKEEIQRIKVANPEIPHREAFSAAAKNWARYIPNSPAGSVSESSNNGFDFAGMK from the exons ATGAACCCGGAAGAGAAAGCCACCATGGATTTGGTTCCAGCATCTGAGCATCTTTGCTACGTCCGGTGCAACTTCTGTAACACTGTTCTTGCG GTTGGGATTCCATGCAAACGGCTGTTGGACACTGTGACAGTGAAATGTGGCCACTGCAGTAACCTCTCCTTTCTTAGCACCAGACCTCCACTGCAGGGCCAATGCCTTGACCATCAAATGAGCCTTCAG GGTGTTTGCAATGATTTCAGAAAGGGCCAgtcctcatcatcatcttcatcaacaTCCAGCGAGCCAGTGTCCCCAAAAGCACCCTTTGTTGTAAAAC CACCCGAAAAAAAACACAGACTCCCATCTGCTTACAATCGATTTATGAA GGAGGAAATACAACGCATCAAAGTAGCCAATCCTGAGATACCCCATCGAGAGGCTTTCAGTGCAGCAGCGAAAAAT TGGGCTAGGTACATCCCAAATTCACCAGCAGGCTCAGTTTCTGAGAGCAGTAACAAT GGCTTTGATTTTGCAGGAATGAAGTAA
- the LOC117925520 gene encoding uncharacterized protein LOC117925520 isoform X7 — MAKPKEEKSDDLEITSIGALHKGPWDKKYWSSSRGKDRYPYPVGYQALRTHNGIRYKMEIHEGPKGPLFVIISADGISCSGQTPDIAWEIFQKKGCPRLKTLHGKRLSCKIDGVEFFGFRNPFVQRLLRELVANVNGTAEQTLLSASFCNRASGAENDTRLPDSCTYPDLLPYLEKPQTTGKRSRKQKNINMKSISGSARKRLRPSELTDNSVASSSRQRNRNAKDGLPLETVGLCDHLREEALILQEEGKLVSSENYISTRAVNIPSTEEKPLDRSKHIKVQGLGYSTPVEDNNVETVFPKSSQGFNNVDHCAPDTLDHMQDNTSAYASTAHKEGPDNVKDELTAADMTIFEGSVTESHLEGEVGTYTSNGSSERSDFDSVGQEVAKSMMTVLLPQALPLLKETSRKKKATNNHLGLSFYRAESLDENNGACPIVNVASPALVLAENSPVEIEEKVQTFRRDFDPVIPSFEHVKSVIPDSFEDDQCGHDSTNGPPLFSDIAGADQASFDKDTCACDTLGQFINVDAWKESSVCHVETSERKDGFSCSKANVASKLDENSIHHGILSVEREKTLLDCAEVVFLQVVDTSGANTKCMVSSVQISEQSISSKMDGAEAGNQFSDVAPLTRKYNGLLSESIIYRNFGDDCILDAYPTVGPLLAAEIHQVSSSASSPGKKVLFSPEVKLEGQHYNLNTEEIALNPEESCQAYIDKKLVEQQNLVKLNRSVQKGGTSFSENNMSNAEEVQAGKAHIKMEVKHDLVGSTELVGCYVHPMPVLSVLLNTREDEIHICVLCGLLVDKDTILFIYKVTIKEPRLQSPTFVGYTPIILPTLKDRSGGEVALDRFGLQFTPDGQSLVLLNSIKTPYCREQKIPCLCSACKLECFEENAIKIVQIKLGFLSVVEKLKTVDSVQCILVCEPNHLVAVEESGRLHVWVMNSTWSVQTEDFIIPTNDCVSPCIVELKRIPKCAPLVVGHHGFGEFSLWYAAFSACILVSSIH; from the exons ATGGCGAAACCTAAAGAAGAGAAATCAGACGATCTAGAAATCACCTCAATCGGAGCTCTGCACAAAGGTCCCTGGGACAAGAAGTACTGGAGCAGCTCTAGG GGTAAAGACCGCTATCCTTATCCAGTCGGGTACCAAGCTCTTCGGACTCATAATGGGATCAGATATAAGATGGAAATCCATGAAGGTCCCAAAGGGCCTTTATTTGTG ATCATATCTGCTGATGGAATCTCGTGTTCTGGGCAAACTCCAGATATTGCATGGGAGATCTTTCAAAAGAAAGGCTGCCCTCGTTTAAAGACATTGCATGGGAAGAGACTTTCATGCAAGATAGATGGTGTGGAG TTTTTTGGGTTCAGAAATCCATTTGTCCAGCGGTTACTTCGGGAACTGGTGGCAAACGTCAATGGAACAGCAGAACAGACTTTGCTATCAGCCAGCTTCTGTAATAGAGCATCTGGAGCAGAGAATGATACACGACTTCCAGATTCATGTACATATCCTGATCTGCTACCATATTTGGAGAAACCACAGACTACAGGGAAGAGAAgtagaaaacagaaaaatataaatatgaagtcGATTAGTGGGTCTGCCCGCAAAAGACTTCGACCTTCCGAGCTTACAGATAATTCTGTCGCTTCAAGTTCCAGACAAAGGAATCGTAATG CCAAAGATGGTTTGCCTTTGGAAACTGTTGGCCTTTGTGATCATCTTAGAGAGGAAGCCCTCATCCTCCAAGAGGAGGGAAAGCTTGTTAGTTCTGAAAATTATATATCCACTAGAGCAGTTAATATCCCTTCCACTGAGGAAAAACCT CTTGATAGGTCAAAACATATCAAGGTGCAAGGGCTCGGTTACTCAACACCAGTAGAAGACAACAACGTGGAAACCGTATTTCCAAAGAGTTCTCAAGGTTTCAATAATGTGGATCACTGTGCTCCTGACACCTTAGATCATATGCAAG ATAATACTTCTGCTTATGCCTCTACTGCTCATAAGGAAGGTCCTGACAATGTGAAAGATGAGCTAACTGCAGCTGACATGACCATTTTTGAAGGTTCAGTAACTGAATCTCACCTGGAAGGAGAAGTGGGCACTTATACTTCAAATGGAAGTTCGGAAAGAAGTGATTTTGATTCAGTTGGTCAGGAAGTAGCCAAGTCAATGATGACAGTTCTGCTTCCACAAGCACTTCCCCTGCTCAAGGAGACCTCAAGGAAGAAAAAGGCAACAAACAACCATTTGGGACTTTCTTTCTATAGAGCAGAATCTCTAGACGAAAACAATGGAGCTTGCCCCATTGTGAATGTTGCATCTCCTG CTCTAGTGCTTGCTGAGAATTCCCCTGTGGAAATAGAGGAAAAGGTGCAAACGTTTAGGAGAGATTTTGATCCAGTTATCCCAAGTTTTGAACATGTCAAATCTGTTATTCCTGACAGTTTCGAGGATGATCAATGTGGACATGATTCAACTAATGGACCACCGCTCTTTTCTGATATTGCTGGAGCTGATCAGGCTTCTTTTGATAAAGACACGTGTGCTTGTGACACTTTGGGACAGTTTATCAACGTTGATGCGTGGAAGGAGTCATCTGTTTGTCATGTTGAAACCAGTGAGAGAAAAGATGGTTTCTCATGCAGTAAAGCAAATGTGGCTTCAAAGTTGGACGAGAACTCCATCCACCATGGAATTCTTTCTGTGGAAAGAGAAAAGACTTTGCTTGATTGTGCTGAAG TTGTGTTTCTACAAGTTGTAGATACAAGTGGTGCTAACACAAAGTGCATGGTGAGTTCTGTTCAAATATCAGAGCAAAGCATCAGTAGTAAAATGGATGGTGCTGAAGCTGGTAATCAATTCTCAGATGTAGCTCCTTTAACAAGAAAATACAATGGTCTCCTCTCAGAAAGTATCATATATAGAAACTTTGGAGATGATTGCATCCTTGATGCTTATCCTACAGTAGGACCTTTACTTGCTGCAGAAATTCATCAAGTTAGTTCTTCTGCTAGCAGCCCAGGTAAAAAAGTTCTATTTAGTCCTGAAGTGAAGCTTGAAGGGCAGCACTACAATTTAAATACAGAAGAAATTGCTCTTAACCCTGAAG AAAGTTGTCAAGCCTACATTGACAAGAAGCTTGTTGAGCAACAGAACCTTGTAAAGTTAAACAGATCTGTTCAGAAAGGAGGAACAAGTTTCAGTGAGAATAACATGTCTAATGCCGAGGAAGTTCAAGCTGGGAAGGCCCACATTAAGATGGAGGTTAAGCACGATCTAGTGGGCAGCACTGAGCTTGTGGGATGCTATGTCCACCCCATGCCTGTTTTGTCAGTGTTATTGAACACAAGAGAGGATGAAATCCATATTTGTGTCTTATGTGGTCTTTTGGTGGATAAGGACACAATCTTGTTTATTTACAAAGTTACAATTAAAGAACCAAGGTTGCAAAGCCCTACTTTTGTTGGTTACACGCCAATTATATTGCCAACTCTAAAGGACAGAAGTGGTGGAGAG GTTGCATTGGACAGATTTGGTTTGCAATTCACTCCAGATGGGCAGTCCCTTGTTTTACTAAACAGTATAAAAACACCTTATTGCCG GGAACAGAAGATCCCCTGTCTCTGCTCTGCATGTAAGTTGGAATGCTTTGAGGAGAATGCAATAAAGATTGTGCAAATAAAACTTGGTTTTCTTTCAGTTgtggaaaaattgaaaacagTTGACAGTGTTCAATGTATATTAGTCTGTGAACCGAACCATCTTGTTGCTGTTGAAGAGAGTGGGAGACTTCATGTTTGGGTCATGAATTCAACATGGAg
- the LOC117919650 gene encoding squamosa promoter-binding-like protein 6 isoform X2 → MESWSHALEKKMFLYSEEMDLTTDAVGRSRKLLTGWDMKTPFNFENDGLVLDRDAVESMEFMELDSPELVRKRLPSNPSVGFLSGEIGRNSSKRIVSPTNMVTSNPIFGGEESSSRLSSSFMESNSQDSSIIDLKLGRLADCIDAKNNRCSKEGSVLSSLGSSMPAKRARTTSVCSQTPLCQVHGCNMDLSSSKDYHKRHKVCDVHSKTPKVIVNGIEQRFCQQCSRFHLLAEFDDGKRSCRKRLAGHNERRRKPQLDTHSGKPQKLLQSYQGTRILGTSLAKRPPFVFQDILPGSVYCPDGYGQANPSRSIKLEKEPIYSSQLVIPISGQLPPKSFLHLYGTERQCPPGFLSSGTEDCTGFYPASTVQELPGVSKSNCALSLLSAQSQDLSNHLMGIPMANPPTVQGCHAHYSAVHNSDKPIGMSSLEKFASNGSYSSRMNSVEVAQMGPVMLPDGGNAVSFEVRTNRNFQGSDFLNAKYSHSSEREPTVDLLQLSSHLKRVEWQRNYMHVKQESDDFHCFPTT, encoded by the exons ATGGAGTCTTGGAGCCATGCCTTAGAAAAGAAGATGTTTTTGTATTCTGAAGAAATGGATTTAACAACTGATGCTGTTGGGAGAAGTAGAAAGTTGCTAACAGGATGGGACATGAAAACcccttttaattttgaaaatgatgggCTTGTCTTGGATAGAGACGCAGTTGAGAGCATGGAATTCATGGAATTGGATTCCCCTGAATTGGTGAGAAAACGGCTTCCCAGTAACCCAAGTGTGGGGTTTTTAAGTGGTGAGATTGGTAGAAATTCTAGTAAAAGAATAGTTTCTCCTACTAATATGGTTACTTCAAATCCAATTTTCGGGGGAGAGGAGTCAAGTTCGAGGCTTTCAAGTTCTTTCATGGAGTCAAACAGTCAGGATTCCTCAATAATTGATTTGAAACTGGGGAGATTGGCTGATTGTATAGATGCCAAGAATAACAGATGCTCAAAAGAGGGATCAGTTTTATCTTCACTAGGTTCATCCATGCCGGCAAAGAGAGCCCGCACCACGAGTGTGTGTTCTCAAACTCCTCTCTGCCAAGTTCATGGTTGTAACATGGATCTTAGCTCCTCGAAGGACTACCATAAGAGGCATAAAGTTTGCGATGTTCATTCAAAGACTCCCAAAGTTATTGTTAATGGCATTGAGCAGAGGTTTTGTCAGCAATGTAGCAG GTTTCATTTGCTGGCTGAATTTGATGATGGTAAGCGGAGTTGCCGTAAACGGCTTGCAGGTCACAATGAGCGTAGGAGGAAGCCTCAATTGGATACTCACTCTGGTAAACCACAGAAACTGCTTCAGTCATATCAAG GCACCAGGATTCTGGGGACTTCCTTAGCAAAGAGACCACCCTTTGTTTTCCAGGACATACTTCCTGGCAGTGTTTATTGTCCAGATGGATATGGACAAGCTAATCCATCCAGGAGCATCAAATTAGAAAAGGAGCCAATTTACAGCTCTCAATTAGTGATACCTATAAGTGGGCAGTTGCCTCCAAAATCCTTTCTCCATCTTTATGGCACCGAGAGACAATGTCCTCCTGGGTTTCTATCATCTGGAACTGAGGACTGCACTGGCTTTTACCCAGCATCAACAGTTCAAGAATTACCTGGAGTCTCAAAATCCAATTGTGCTCTCTCTCTTCTGTCAGCTCAATCGCAGGACTTGTCAAACCATTTGATGGGAATTCCAATGGCTAACCCCCCCACAGTCCAAGGCTGTCATGCTCATTACAGTGCAGTTCACAATTCTGACAAGCCAATTGGGATGAGTTCTTTGGAAAAATTTGCATCAAATGGTTCCTATTCATCTAGGATGAACTCAGTGGAAGTTGCCCAGATGGGGCCTGTAATGCTCCCTGATGGTGGTAATGCTGTTAGCTTTGAAGTCCGCACAAACAGGAATTTTCAGGGATCTGATTTTCTGAATGCTAAGTATTCTCACTCTTCTGAACGTGAACCTACAGTTGATTTACTCCAATTGTCATCACATCTTAAAAGAGTAGAGTGGCAGAGGAATTATATGCATGTGAAGCAAGAAAGTGATGATTTTCACTGTTTTCCTACTACTTAA